In Bradyrhizobium sp. 200, the sequence GACGTCAGCCCGGCTGACAGCGCCAGCAACTCGTAGATCTTCAGCGCCTGGGTTCGCCCCTTGACCCTGATGGCGTCGAGCTCGCGCCAGGCGAAGGCCTCGCCGGCAAGGGCCACGGTGGTCTCGGAAGCGATGACGGTGGTGCCGTAGAACTTGTTGGCGCCCTCCAGCCGCGACGCCAGGTTCACCGCGTCGCTCATCACCGAGTAGTTGAAGCGCCGGCGCGATCCGAAATTGCCGACCAGCGCCTCGCCGGAATTGATGCCGATCCGCTGCGCCAGCTTGTATTCCTGGAAGAGGGCGGAAGAAGCGTTCAATTCGGCAAGCTGCTTGCAGCAATCCAGTGCGGCGCGCGCCGCATTGGCGGCATGATCGGGATCGTCGGCCGGCGCGCCGAACACGGCCACGATGGAGTCGCCGATATATTTGTCGACATATCCGCCATGACGCTCGATGACGTCGGTCATCGCCGAAAGATATTCGTTCATCAGCTCCATCAGGCTGTCGGGCGACATCTTTTCCGCGATCAGCGAAAATCCTTCGATGTCGGAGAAGAACACCGTCACGTTGCGGGTTTCGCCGCCGAGTTCGGGCAATTTGTTCGACGACAGCATGCGGTTGATGACGTGCGGGGCAAGGTAGAGCGCAAAGCTCTTCTGCAGCAGGCGGCGGTCCTTGTCGGCGACCACGAAGCGGAAGCCGATCGTGGCGGCGAGCGCGAACAGGCTCGCCAGGAACGGCTCGGCGATCGGCAGCGCCAGCGCGTGGTTGAAGGCGATCGTGGCGCCGGCGATGCTGGCCGCGATCACGGCCATCCAGGCCAGTGCTGCGCTAAGCGGCCGAAACCGCAACGCGGCGACGGCAGCCAGCGCCGCAAACAGGGTAGAGATCAGGAAGCGCACCAGCGGGCCAGGTTCGACCACCGCGTTGTGCGAAATCAGATTGTTGACCGCGGTCGCGTGGATATAGACGCCCGCGATCGTGCTGATCCTGAAGCCGGCCGTGACCGGCGTGCTCTCGGCTGCGCAGCGCGGCGCGCGCGCGCCTTCCAGTCCGGTCGCAAAGCGCTTGGAGGTCTGCCGGCGGTCCTCGATATCGAGGACACTGCCGAAAATGACGACCTTTCCGGCGAACCAGCGCCGAAAGTATTCCTTGTCGTTCTTGACGGCGCACGCGCGCAGATCGGCAAACGAGAAGGTCGGAATGTCGTCGGCGCCGCCCTCGAAGTTCAGCGTCATCGTGTTCGGTACCCGTCCGGGGACGCGGTAGCCGGCAAGCGTCAGCCTGCCGCGCTCATCGAACTCGGGTGCAGCGCTCAGCGCCCGCGAGGCCAGCTCGACCGCCATCGAGGGCACCTTCGCGCCGTTGACGGTGAAGCTCAGCGGCAGGCGCCGCACGATATCGTCGCTGTCGACGAAAACGTTGAGCGGGCGGATGTTCTGCTGCTGGCGTACGGCGATGCGCTGTCCCGGCGATGGCCTGACCGGCTGGTTGCCGCCCAGGACTTCTCCGAGCACCACCTTGCCGCTCACCGCCGCGCCGGCAAGCGCCCGAAGGAAGTCGCGGTCGAATCCACGGACTTTCTCGCCGAGCGTGCCCTCGCCAAAGGGAATTTCCGACTGCTCGATCGATTTCGGGATCACCATATCGAAGCCGGCGACCTTGGCGCCACCTTCGAGTGTCGCTGACAGCACGCGGCCGATCTCCCCGGTCCAGGTCAGCATCGGCGCGTCCTTGAACGGGTCAGTGCGCAGGCTTTCCTCATCCATTGCGACGACGACCGCCGGCGATGCAGTCGGATCATGGCTGCGGCCGAACAGCTCCCAGCGCAGTGCGGTGAGGATATCGAGGGAGAGCCCGCGGATCGGTCTGGCCGCCGGAGAAACCGACGCTGCGGCGCAGACCAGCGCGATGGCGGCAACCACCATCCTGTTGCGCGTG encodes:
- a CDS encoding adenylate/guanylate cyclase domain-containing protein; this encodes MVVAAIALVCAAASVSPAARPIRGLSLDILTALRWELFGRSHDPTASPAVVVAMDEESLRTDPFKDAPMLTWTGEIGRVLSATLEGGAKVAGFDMVIPKSIEQSEIPFGEGTLGEKVRGFDRDFLRALAGAAVSGKVVLGEVLGGNQPVRPSPGQRIAVRQQQNIRPLNVFVDSDDIVRRLPLSFTVNGAKVPSMAVELASRALSAAPEFDERGRLTLAGYRVPGRVPNTMTLNFEGGADDIPTFSFADLRACAVKNDKEYFRRWFAGKVVIFGSVLDIEDRRQTSKRFATGLEGARAPRCAAESTPVTAGFRISTIAGVYIHATAVNNLISHNAVVEPGPLVRFLISTLFAALAAVAALRFRPLSAALAWMAVIAASIAGATIAFNHALALPIAEPFLASLFALAATIGFRFVVADKDRRLLQKSFALYLAPHVINRMLSSNKLPELGGETRNVTVFFSDIEGFSLIAEKMSPDSLMELMNEYLSAMTDVIERHGGYVDKYIGDSIVAVFGAPADDPDHAANAARAALDCCKQLAELNASSALFQEYKLAQRIGINSGEALVGNFGSRRRFNYSVMSDAVNLASRLEGANKFYGTTVIASETTVALAGEAFAWRELDAIRVKGRTQALKIYELLALSAGLTSAQATLIANYADGLAQWRAREFERAAQYFGRSADVDRPASLFAARARELAQNPPGEDWDPIRTLQEK